Genomic segment of Bacteroidota bacterium:
ACAGGGCGGTATCAATAAGTCACCAGATTTTACACTTGAATCTATTTGTAAACGTAATTTTTTGTCATAGCGTATTTGTAAAAGAAAAAAATAATTTTCCAAAAAATCCAGTTCTTCATTTAGCGGAATCAATTCTTTGGTTTTATTCAACAAAAAATATTTATAAACCTCCGAAAGATTTGTATTGAATAAATGGGCCTGCATGGGATTATTCATAATAAGCGAACCCATAGCATTTAAAGAATTAAAAATAAAATGAGGATCCATTTCATTGTGCAACGCAACAAGTTCCGCCTGTGTAAGTTCTCTATCCATTTCACTCACCAGCTGTGTGTCCAGTTCCCGTTCTTTACTTAGGAAAAGAATTTCATAAACCAACGTAAACACGACCACTGCAAGCATGCAGACTGCAATGAATTTATAAAAACTGTTCCAGGCAAATGATTCCTTTGAAAAACGGAACCAGAGCAATACTGAAATGCCACCAATTGCAGCGCCATATGCTGCATTGGAAATAGATACAGCCGCAATTCTTGCAAATGGTTTTGAAACGGGAATATAAACGGAACGCAATTTTGCATGCATCCAATTGCTGCCTCGCCAAATAATAAACGATGTGAGAATGAAATAACAATTATACGCAAGGAGTTCAGGCGTTGAATAAAGCCTGTAATGTATTGCACCCGATATATACGGGATAGCAATCCCCAGCAGGGGAATAAAAAATATTCTCAAGTACACGTCTCTGATCATAGCAGTGGGTGCCAGGATGAACATGATAAATACCTGGCCGCAGTTTTTTCATGTGCATGCAGTACATTATTTATACAGACAACAAACTATTTATAAGTGCTGTTAACTAATAGTCAATATTCTTTTCGCGGCTAATATGCTTTATAAGCGGTAAGCAAGAATAAACACCTGCGTATATCATAAAGTTTTTGTATGACAGTGTTCTGACAAACGAAACAATTATACACAGTGTTCACCACGTAATTTTTTTATACATCATGTTTCAGGATTAATTAATCATGCTTCAGTTTTTAACCAATGTTTTTGTGAAGCACATTTCCGTTAACGGTGTCTTTACAAACGGAACCACATTGTTTAATCAGAAAACTAAAGCTATGAAAAGATTTTTGCTATTGCTTGCGTTGGTCATTTCCGGATTTGCAGTTGCACAAGCACAGAAAACTGTATCCGGAAAAGTGACTGACAAAAAAGACGGAACACCGCTGAGCGGCGTTACTGTAAATATAAAAGGGAATAAGATCTCAACACAAACAAATGCACAGGGCGAATACCAGTTGAGTAATGTGCCTGATAATGCAACTCTGGTATTTTCAATTATCAGCTATAAAAATGTTGAGCTGAAAGCTTCATCAGGCAA
This window contains:
- a CDS encoding histidine kinase; protein product: MFILAPTAMIRDVYLRIFFIPLLGIAIPYISGAIHYRLYSTPELLAYNCYFILTSFIIWRGSNWMHAKLRSVYIPVSKPFARIAAVSISNAAYGAAIGGISVLLWFRFSKESFAWNSFYKFIAVCMLAVVVFTLVYEILFLSKERELDTQLVSEMDRELTQAELVALHNEMDPHFIFNSLNAMGSLIMNNPMQAHLFNTNLSEVYKYFLLNKTKELIPLNEELDFLENYFFLLQIRYDKKLRLQIDSSVKSGDLLIPPCALQILLENAIKHNAFSEKDPLNISIIANGQYLKVTNSFRPKPYSANSTHTGLKNLSSRFRLICKKEINIESGPGLFTVKLPIIKQS